Proteins from a single region of Desulfobacter postgatei 2ac9:
- a CDS encoding AAA family ATPase: protein MRNESDEFSNSLSTEHPKAKKALRLKEVSDYLVTIQYQNQFAAIEDLKDKLNKAEQEKKRIEADLRHKQELITAKKRELNDEEKGARKVNEYLNNFFGHQFLTIEAKKDKVVGEESKRIRFEIIRDGKKAYHLSEGECSLLAFCYFLAKLDDIDTKDSKPIIWIDDPISSLDGNHIFFVYSLLSTEVVSSGRFEQLFVSTHNLDFLKYLKRLSGKFIDVDGKKKDYQKGYFIITRQDKTSTIGVMPHYLKEYVTEFNYLFHQIHKCAAIDFIDDTNYTTFYNFGNNARKFFEVYLYYKYPDQGMMEETLRLFFGEEKIPAVLTDRINNEYSHLCGVFERGATPIEVPEMQTAARQIIARLKEDRDQYLALLNSVGENKEHLEGKAVTTEGAP from the coding sequence ATTCGGAACGAATCCGATGAGTTTTCAAACTCGTTAAGTACGGAGCATCCAAAAGCAAAAAAGGCGTTACGGCTCAAGGAAGTATCAGACTATCTCGTCACCATCCAATACCAAAATCAGTTTGCTGCCATTGAAGACCTCAAGGACAAGCTCAATAAAGCCGAGCAAGAAAAGAAACGCATTGAAGCAGACCTCCGTCATAAACAAGAGCTGATTACAGCCAAAAAGCGCGAACTGAACGACGAGGAAAAGGGCGCAAGGAAGGTCAATGAATATTTGAACAACTTCTTCGGGCACCAGTTTCTCACGATAGAGGCCAAGAAAGATAAAGTTGTTGGGGAGGAATCCAAGCGTATCAGGTTTGAAATCATTCGGGACGGCAAGAAGGCTTACCACCTGAGTGAAGGCGAATGCAGCTTGCTGGCATTTTGCTATTTTCTGGCAAAACTTGACGATATTGATACCAAGGATTCAAAGCCGATCATCTGGATTGACGATCCGATCTCATCGCTCGATGGGAATCATATCTTTTTCGTTTACAGCTTGCTAAGCACTGAGGTTGTTTCCAGCGGAAGATTCGAACAGTTGTTTGTATCAACACACAATCTTGATTTTTTAAAATATTTAAAGAGACTGAGCGGAAAATTTATCGACGTAGATGGCAAGAAGAAGGACTATCAAAAAGGCTATTTTATAATTACCCGGCAAGATAAAACATCCACCATCGGAGTAATGCCACATTATTTGAAAGAATACGTAACCGAATTCAATTATCTTTTCCATCAAATACACAAGTGCGCAGCAATCGACTTTATTGACGACACCAACTACACAACTTTCTACAACTTCGGAAACAACGCTAGAAAGTTTTTCGAGGTTTACCTCTATTACAAGTACCCAGACCAAGGTATGATGGAGGAAACTCTACGCCTTTTCTTCGGCGAGGAAAAGATACCTGCCGTTTTAACGGACAGAATCAATAACGAATATTCGCATTTGTGTGGTGTTTTCGAGCGTGGGGCAACACCTATTGAAGTGCCAGAGATGCAGACCGCAGCGCGACAAATCATTGCAAGGCTGAAAGAAGATAGGGATCAGTATTTGGCTTTGCTCAATAGTGTTGGAGAGAACAAAGAACACCTCGAAGGAAAGGCTGTGACAACCGAGGGGGCTCCATGA
- a CDS encoding exonuclease SbcCD subunit D C-terminal domain-containing protein: MKILHTSDWHIGRTLYGRKRYEEFEAFLTWLAETIQQNEIDALLVAGDVFDTSAPSNRAQELYYRFLCQVAASSCRHVVVVAGNHDSPSFLNAPRELLKALDVHVVGSSTESAEDEVLVLRNEQDAPELIVCAVPYLRDRDIRVAEAGESVEEKERKLIDGIRTHYAAVAALAEQKREELGADIPIIGTGHLFTAGGQTVDGDGVRELYVGSLAHVTAGIFPACFNYLALGHLHVPQKVNGSEIIRYSGSPLPMGFGEAKQQKSVCLVAFDQIEGHSTAASVQLIDVPVFQRLERVKGDWDGISSRILELSATDDPNRSGAWLEVIYDGIEVIGDLRERLEAAISGTRMQILRIKNNRIIDRVLGQIHAEETLDDLNVNDVFERCLAVHEVPEEQRPELLRAYQETVSSLYEDDVQAE; encoded by the coding sequence ATGAAAATCCTTCATACATCCGACTGGCACATCGGCCGCACTCTTTACGGCAGAAAACGCTACGAGGAATTCGAGGCCTTTCTGACCTGGCTGGCTGAAACGATTCAGCAAAATGAAATTGATGCCCTTCTGGTGGCGGGTGATGTCTTTGACACCAGCGCTCCAAGCAATCGCGCCCAGGAGCTCTATTACCGGTTCCTGTGCCAGGTGGCCGCCTCATCCTGTCGGCATGTTGTCGTTGTCGCGGGCAACCACGATTCGCCCTCCTTTCTGAATGCTCCCAGGGAGCTGCTCAAAGCCCTGGATGTCCACGTGGTCGGTAGCAGCACGGAATCCGCGGAAGACGAAGTGCTGGTACTCCGTAATGAGCAGGACGCTCCGGAATTGATTGTCTGTGCCGTGCCCTATCTCCGAGACAGGGATATCCGCGTGGCGGAAGCGGGGGAGAGCGTCGAGGAGAAGGAGCGGAAATTGATTGACGGCATCCGCACCCATTACGCCGCCGTCGCTGCCTTGGCTGAACAGAAGCGCGAGGAACTCGGGGCCGATATTCCCATCATTGGCACGGGACATCTGTTCACCGCTGGCGGACAAACCGTCGATGGTGATGGCGTGCGCGAACTCTATGTGGGCTCCCTGGCCCATGTGACAGCCGGGATTTTTCCTGCCTGCTTCAACTATCTGGCGCTGGGGCACCTCCACGTCCCGCAAAAGGTGAACGGCTCCGAAATCATACGGTACAGCGGCTCTCCATTGCCCATGGGGTTTGGAGAGGCAAAACAGCAGAAGAGCGTTTGCCTGGTTGCCTTTGATCAGATAGAGGGTCACAGCACAGCTGCATCCGTACAACTGATCGACGTGCCGGTGTTTCAAAGGCTTGAGCGCGTCAAGGGAGACTGGGACGGCATCTCATCCCGCATCCTTGAATTATCGGCAACGGACGACCCAAATCGATCAGGGGCCTGGCTTGAAGTCATTTATGACGGCATTGAGGTCATTGGCGACCTGCGTGAGCGCCTGGAGGCTGCAATTTCAGGCACCCGGATGCAAATCCTCCGGATAAAGAACAACCGCATCATCGACCGCGTGCTGGGACAAATCCATGCAGAGGAAACACTCGACGACCTGAATGTGAACGACGTGTTCGAACGATGCCTTGCCGTTCATGAGGTGCCTGAAGAGCAGCGGCCGGAGCTGCTTCGGGCCTACCAGGAAACGGTCTCGTCTCTCTATGAAGACGATGTGCAGGCCGAATAG
- a CDS encoding AAA family ATPase, protein MRILQVRFKNLNSLVGEWQIDLMHPAFASDGIFAITGPTGAGKTTILDAICLSLYGRTPRLNKVTKSGNEIMSRQTGECFAEVTFETQSGRYRCHWSQHRARKKPNGELQAPKHEIANADSGEIFESKIRGVADQIESATGMDFDRFTRSMLLAQGGFAAFLQAAPDDRAPILEQITGTEIYSRISIRVHERRRGEREKLNQLQAETAGIVILEPEQEQEIGQALETKQKEETDLAAKSAETGKAIAWLTTIDGLKTEIINLADEASKLQGDIEAFKPDREKLGRALSAASLDGAYATLTAIRKQQAHDRAGLKAEEEALPGLESFARQEAEALKSAEQQTARTKEDLKSAAPALQKVRFLDQKLADQKKAVSEGDAVSERDAAKIDADKKALIEAQKKRSRAQETLALVDRYIKAHAQDEWLISGLAGVEEQFGGLISKQKEIVQKEADQEASTTARELATKSLEHCQKQSGIRKQELEDASKQLQEGKDGLRQLLGDRLLREYRTEKDTLLREMAFLTKIAELEDHRAKLEDGKPCPLCGATEHPFAEGNVPIPDETEQKIDALTRLISKAEDQESAIKQREEAETLARKNLTKAEKLESAAANDKKAAENALAEVKDGLVKLRADFAERMQAVSTKLLPLGIAEIPETDISSLIQSLKARLKAWQTQVKKKADIEKQIADIDSEVNRLDAVIETQSTALAEKLERLDTLKKELAAGSKARNALYGDKNPDDEERRLNKAVSDAEAAEKQVRERHNELQQKSNTAKAHVESLKKRIDLREPERRGLETEFSAALAPVGFSDEEQFLAAVLPSEYRAVLTARAKDLDERQTDLKARQKDREMRLTTEMARKITDKSLEELEPQFKEHQEVLKQLRDIIAGLKHKLSENIAAKERIKEKQTAIEAQKLANLKMNQLAQPFRVNVFKLY, encoded by the coding sequence ATGAGAATACTGCAGGTACGCTTCAAGAATCTGAACTCACTGGTCGGCGAATGGCAAATCGACCTGATGCACCCGGCCTTCGCGTCTGACGGCATCTTCGCCATCACCGGCCCCACCGGCGCGGGGAAGACCACGATCCTTGATGCTATTTGCCTCTCCCTTTATGGGCGGACGCCTCGCCTGAACAAGGTCACCAAGAGCGGAAACGAAATCATGTCCCGCCAGACCGGGGAATGCTTTGCCGAGGTGACCTTCGAAACTCAGTCTGGGCGTTACCGCTGTCACTGGAGCCAACACCGGGCACGCAAGAAGCCGAATGGCGAACTCCAGGCCCCGAAACACGAAATTGCCAATGCCGATTCCGGGGAGATCTTTGAATCCAAGATCAGAGGTGTAGCCGACCAGATCGAGTCAGCTACCGGCATGGACTTTGATCGTTTCACCCGATCCATGTTGCTGGCCCAGGGCGGCTTCGCCGCGTTTCTTCAGGCGGCACCGGATGATCGGGCTCCGATCCTGGAGCAGATAACGGGCACAGAGATCTACAGCCGGATATCCATCCGTGTCCATGAGCGCCGGCGCGGGGAGCGGGAAAAATTGAACCAGCTCCAGGCTGAAACAGCAGGTATCGTGATTCTTGAGCCGGAGCAGGAACAAGAGATTGGGCAGGCACTCGAGACAAAGCAGAAGGAAGAGACAGACCTTGCCGCCAAATCCGCTGAGACCGGGAAGGCCATTGCCTGGCTCACCACCATCGACGGGCTGAAGACGGAAATCATCAATCTGGCCGATGAAGCGAGCAAGCTGCAGGGCGATATCGAGGCCTTCAAACCGGATCGTGAAAAGCTGGGCCGGGCTTTGAGTGCCGCCTCACTGGACGGCGCATACGCAACGCTCACCGCCATCCGCAAACAGCAGGCGCATGACAGAGCTGGCTTGAAAGCGGAGGAAGAGGCTCTTCCCGGACTGGAATCCTTTGCCAGGCAAGAGGCCGAGGCACTGAAATCGGCTGAGCAACAAACCGCTCGGACTAAAGAAGATCTGAAATCGGCAGCGCCTGCATTGCAGAAGGTTCGCTTCCTTGATCAGAAACTTGCCGATCAGAAAAAGGCTGTTTCCGAAGGAGATGCGGTCTCTGAGAGGGATGCGGCAAAGATTGATGCAGACAAAAAAGCCTTGATCGAAGCGCAGAAAAAACGATCCAGAGCTCAGGAGACGCTGGCGCTTGTGGACCGCTACATCAAGGCGCATGCACAGGATGAATGGCTGATCAGCGGTCTGGCCGGCGTTGAAGAACAGTTCGGCGGCCTGATCTCCAAGCAAAAAGAAATCGTCCAAAAAGAGGCGGATCAAGAAGCGTCCACGACAGCTCGGGAACTGGCCACAAAGTCACTCGAACACTGTCAGAAGCAATCCGGCATTCGGAAGCAGGAGCTGGAGGACGCCTCAAAACAGCTTCAGGAGGGCAAGGATGGTTTGAGGCAGTTGCTGGGAGACCGCTTGTTGCGGGAATACCGCACCGAGAAGGACACCCTGCTGCGTGAAATGGCCTTCCTGACCAAAATTGCGGAGCTTGAAGATCACCGGGCAAAACTGGAAGACGGCAAGCCCTGTCCTCTTTGCGGCGCAACCGAACACCCCTTTGCGGAAGGGAATGTACCCATCCCCGATGAAACCGAACAGAAGATCGACGCCCTGACCAGGCTGATCAGCAAAGCCGAGGACCAGGAATCCGCCATCAAGCAACGCGAAGAAGCTGAAACTCTGGCCCGTAAAAATCTGACGAAGGCTGAAAAGCTGGAGTCAGCAGCGGCTAATGATAAGAAGGCCGCTGAGAACGCCCTGGCCGAGGTGAAGGACGGCCTGGTGAAACTCCGTGCCGATTTTGCCGAACGCATGCAGGCCGTCTCTACCAAACTCCTGCCCCTTGGTATTGCGGAGATCCCTGAAACGGACATTTCATCACTGATCCAATCCCTCAAGGCGCGGCTGAAGGCGTGGCAGACCCAGGTCAAGAAAAAGGCGGACATCGAGAAACAGATTGCCGACATCGACAGTGAGGTGAATCGCCTGGATGCGGTTATTGAAACCCAAAGCACCGCCCTGGCCGAAAAGCTGGAGCGTCTGGATACCTTGAAAAAGGAACTCGCCGCCGGAAGTAAAGCGCGTAACGCACTATACGGCGACAAGAATCCCGACGATGAGGAGCGCCGTTTAAACAAGGCGGTTTCTGATGCCGAAGCTGCCGAAAAACAGGTCAGAGAACGGCACAATGAACTTCAGCAAAAATCGAATACCGCAAAGGCCCATGTCGAATCTCTGAAGAAACGTATCGACCTGCGAGAGCCGGAACGGAGAGGTCTTGAAACTGAATTCTCCGCAGCGCTCGCGCCCGTTGGTTTTTCAGATGAAGAACAGTTTTTGGCGGCCGTATTGCCCTCTGAATATCGGGCGGTGCTGACGGCCAGGGCCAAGGATCTGGATGAGCGTCAAACAGATCTCAAAGCCAGGCAGAAGGATCGGGAAATGCGCTTGACCACCGAGATGGCCCGAAAGATCACCGACAAGTCGCTGGAAGAGCTCGAGCCCCAATTCAAGGAACACCAGGAGGTCCTGAAACAACTGCGCGACATCATTGCCGGTCTCAAGCACAAGTTAAGTGAGAATATCGCTGCAAAAGAGCGGATAAAGGAAAAGCAGACAGCTATCGAGGCCCAGAAGCTGGCTAACTTGAAGATGAATCAGCTGGCGCAGCCATTCAGGGTAAACGTATTTAAATTGTATTGA
- a CDS encoding methyl-accepting chemotaxis protein translates to MGIKLKIGMLVALSILTMLIIGGGAAWVISSVADSSEKIVTAFGKVNALISQLQNSGKNVSLTLNADRDAYQAYVAQLEAKGTHDAEAINKADASNLENIQQVHDRIKSASATFSQEMLNTYNEFQKLFPEWQALSRETIALCHEYSETYGTRKEIIGTAEKSFSSMRALMNEITEMFEAKIAASSENSLRYATAVNFVVNADRDAYQAMEARIRATFAQDLKILASYDSDNAENIEQVGQRMGKASAEYDQAMMDKYTEFKGFYETWKTASREAIKLSRTLKENRDKLNKIEIASLDKFSETRDVIDVIGTQSDELSQSYISLAQEEAEKVNRLAIESKDTVSSMMKASTILFVAVLLVLIAVSVVVVKAIVKPINNTAGGLKDIAEGEGDLTIRLPVSTKDEVGLLSESFNKFIERLHQMITDIKQDVETLSSSSTEMASIADDMSNSADQTSQRANAVAAAAEEMNSNMSSVAAAMEESSINLNTVASAAEEMNSTINEIAGSAEKARSITLNAVSKADESTTIINELSNSANAIGKVVETITDISEQVNLLSLNATIEAARAGEAGKGFAVVASEIKDLAKQTSEASLDIKKRIEDIQQSSAISLSSIEEISAVIADVNDIVSTIATAVEEQSSATREIAQNIAQASSGIEEVNSNVNQSSAVSAEIAQDITGVNDSSGEIAERSGQVKLSAEELSKLAARLDEMVGRFKI, encoded by the coding sequence ATGGGAATTAAATTAAAAATAGGAATGCTGGTGGCCTTGTCAATTTTAACAATGTTGATTATTGGTGGAGGCGCTGCCTGGGTTATATCATCAGTGGCTGATAGTTCAGAGAAGATTGTGACTGCTTTTGGAAAAGTGAATGCCCTCATTTCCCAATTACAAAACTCCGGTAAAAACGTTTCTCTTACTTTAAACGCAGACAGGGATGCTTATCAGGCATATGTCGCCCAATTAGAGGCAAAAGGGACACATGATGCCGAGGCTATAAACAAAGCAGATGCAAGTAATCTGGAAAATATCCAGCAGGTTCATGACCGGATCAAGAGCGCTTCAGCAACCTTTAGCCAAGAAATGCTTAACACCTATAATGAATTCCAAAAATTGTTTCCCGAATGGCAGGCATTAAGTCGGGAAACGATTGCTCTGTGCCATGAATACAGTGAAACCTATGGTACCCGGAAGGAAATTATAGGAACTGCCGAAAAATCATTTTCGTCAATGCGGGCATTGATGAATGAGATCACAGAAATGTTTGAAGCTAAAATAGCCGCTTCCTCCGAGAATAGTCTGAGATACGCAACAGCTGTTAATTTTGTGGTCAATGCAGATCGTGATGCCTATCAGGCTATGGAGGCAAGAATACGGGCAACGTTTGCGCAGGATTTGAAAATCCTTGCTTCTTATGACTCTGATAATGCTGAAAACATTGAACAGGTTGGCCAACGGATGGGGAAAGCTTCTGCTGAATATGATCAAGCAATGATGGATAAATATACTGAGTTTAAAGGGTTTTATGAAACCTGGAAAACTGCCAGTCGTGAAGCCATAAAGCTTAGCCGTACTTTAAAGGAGAACCGCGACAAACTGAACAAAATTGAAATCGCTTCTTTGGATAAGTTCAGTGAAACCCGTGATGTGATCGACGTCATAGGGACTCAAAGTGATGAGCTGTCGCAAAGTTATATTTCGTTAGCACAGGAAGAGGCTGAAAAGGTTAATCGGCTGGCGATAGAATCTAAAGACACTGTTTCGTCAATGATGAAGGCATCTACCATATTGTTTGTTGCCGTTTTATTAGTTCTGATAGCTGTATCTGTTGTTGTAGTCAAGGCAATCGTAAAACCAATAAATAATACAGCAGGCGGCCTTAAAGATATTGCAGAAGGAGAAGGTGATTTGACGATCCGCCTGCCAGTCTCAACCAAGGATGAAGTCGGTCTGTTATCAGAAAGTTTTAATAAATTTATTGAAAGGCTGCACCAAATGATAACAGATATAAAACAGGATGTAGAAACCCTTTCATCATCATCAACAGAGATGGCCTCAATTGCTGATGATATGTCAAACAGCGCAGATCAAACATCCCAGCGTGCAAATGCTGTTGCCGCAGCGGCAGAGGAAATGAACTCTAACATGAGTTCCGTGGCAGCGGCAATGGAAGAATCCAGTATTAACCTGAATACCGTTGCCAGTGCAGCAGAAGAGATGAACTCAACCATAAACGAAATAGCCGGGAGTGCAGAAAAAGCACGAAGCATAACCTTGAATGCCGTGTCTAAAGCAGATGAGTCCACAACCATCATAAACGAATTAAGCAACTCTGCCAACGCCATTGGTAAAGTGGTGGAGACGATTACCGATATATCCGAACAGGTGAATCTTCTCTCTTTAAATGCAACCATTGAAGCGGCAAGAGCAGGAGAGGCAGGAAAAGGATTCGCAGTTGTTGCAAGTGAGATTAAAGATCTTGCAAAGCAGACATCCGAGGCGTCTTTGGATATCAAAAAAAGGATTGAAGATATACAGCAAAGTTCTGCAATCTCTCTGAGCAGCATTGAAGAAATTTCAGCGGTCATTGCTGATGTAAACGATATCGTTTCTACAATTGCTACGGCGGTCGAAGAACAGTCTTCAGCGACACGTGAAATTGCCCAGAATATTGCTCAAGCCTCCAGCGGTATTGAAGAAGTTAACTCAAATGTGAATCAGAGTTCAGCGGTCTCAGCAGAAATTGCTCAGGATATTACGGGAGTGAATGACTCATCAGGAGAAATCGCTGAAAGAAGCGGCCAGGTCAAACTTAGTGCTGAAGAACTTTCCAAGCTTGCTGCCAGACTCGATGAAATGGTTGGCCGATTTAAAATATAG
- a CDS encoding YcaO-like family protein → MGYEIILQDAPKNYTFDQDKIISPSETVRRFREKAAALDLDILSRTRRIDNGRLDIPVFYSECGADAKRVTGTNKQMGKGGTPEQSEASAVMELVERFSFFSFAEDEKNFIHATPEQLGEKALDYALITQSVHDDEAEALKVKPIFDSLPLQWTKGYDLTDKKEVNIPFNWFYMINEFNGPSAGNCTEEALTQGICELVERHVSSRVSREKLKVPGIRLDSFKDPLIRELLAKYETQGIRIYASDLSLDTGIPTIAVLAWDPATFPDTSEIVWTAGTAPSPEKAMGRALTEVAQLAGDFNSGSNYVASGLPKFTDIDAARYITHPETMVDAADLPDLSADNMKVEVENLIRILADKGFHLLSICTTHPGLDIPAYYTIMPGAHFRERADEASVGMFAARLITENSHPILAIDQLDELESLIPGQYYTSFYKGLMFSALEEGEDAIKQFRAALERGPARRNLPDICSHMAAAQKDLGLLDPALETCQIGLNADPQRPDILNTAGACCFMKKDFKTAVTYFERALDVDPSLAINYANMGSCYRELKEPVLAIKFYEMALTIDPSIEFARDNIKKLKK, encoded by the coding sequence ATGGGTTATGAAATTATACTCCAAGACGCCCCGAAAAATTATACCTTTGACCAGGATAAGATCATCTCTCCTTCAGAAACTGTCCGGCGGTTCCGGGAAAAGGCCGCTGCCCTGGACCTTGACATTTTAAGCCGGACCCGGCGCATCGACAACGGCCGCCTGGATATTCCGGTGTTTTACAGTGAGTGTGGTGCGGATGCAAAACGGGTGACCGGCACCAATAAACAGATGGGCAAAGGCGGAACACCGGAACAGTCCGAGGCCAGTGCCGTCATGGAACTGGTGGAACGGTTCAGCTTTTTTTCCTTTGCCGAAGATGAAAAAAACTTTATCCATGCCACGCCTGAGCAGCTTGGCGAAAAGGCCCTGGATTATGCCCTGATCACCCAGTCCGTCCATGACGATGAAGCCGAGGCATTAAAGGTTAAACCCATATTTGATTCTTTGCCCCTCCAATGGACCAAAGGTTATGATCTGACCGATAAAAAAGAGGTGAATATCCCCTTTAACTGGTTTTATATGATCAATGAATTCAACGGTCCAAGTGCGGGCAACTGTACGGAAGAAGCGTTGACCCAGGGCATTTGTGAGCTTGTGGAGCGTCACGTCAGCTCCCGGGTATCCCGGGAAAAATTAAAGGTGCCCGGCATCCGTCTGGACTCTTTTAAAGATCCCCTTATCCGGGAACTTCTTGCCAAATATGAAACCCAGGGTATCCGGATTTATGCAAGCGATCTCTCCCTTGACACGGGCATTCCCACCATAGCGGTGCTGGCCTGGGACCCGGCCACCTTTCCGGATACAAGCGAGATCGTATGGACCGCAGGCACGGCCCCGTCCCCGGAAAAAGCCATGGGCCGGGCCCTGACCGAAGTGGCCCAGCTTGCCGGGGACTTTAATTCCGGGTCCAATTATGTGGCATCCGGTCTGCCGAAATTCACGGATATAGACGCGGCCCGTTATATCACCCATCCTGAAACCATGGTGGATGCCGCGGATCTGCCGGACCTGTCTGCGGACAACATGAAGGTGGAAGTGGAAAACCTGATCCGGATTCTGGCGGACAAAGGCTTTCATCTGCTCTCCATTTGCACCACCCATCCCGGCCTGGATATCCCGGCCTATTACACCATAATGCCGGGCGCCCATTTCAGGGAGCGGGCTGACGAGGCCAGCGTGGGCATGTTTGCCGCCCGGCTGATCACGGAAAATTCCCATCCCATATTGGCCATAGACCAGCTGGATGAACTGGAATCACTCATCCCGGGGCAATACTACACCAGTTTCTACAAAGGATTGATGTTCAGCGCCCTGGAAGAGGGCGAAGATGCCATAAAACAGTTCCGGGCGGCCCTTGAGCGCGGGCCTGCCAGGCGCAATCTGCCTGATATCTGTTCCCATATGGCTGCGGCCCAGAAAGATTTGGGACTGTTGGACCCGGCCCTTGAGACATGTCAAATAGGCCTTAATGCCGATCCCCAGCGCCCTGACATCCTGAACACCGCCGGTGCCTGCTGTTTTATGAAAAAGGATTTTAAAACCGCTGTTACCTATTTTGAAAGAGCCCTGGATGTGGACCCAAGCCTGGCCATCAATTATGCCAATATGGGGTCCTGTTACCGGGAACTCAAAGAACCGGTGCTTGCAATCAAATTTTATGAAATGGCTTTAACAATAGACCCAAGCATTGAATTTGCACGGGATAATATTAAAAAATTAAAAAAATAG
- a CDS encoding bifunctional acetyl-CoA hydrolase/transferase family protein/GNAT family N-acetyltransferase, protein MFRKKTPAWKTHCVSTDKVLSRIAPGMHIFIGTGTAEPRTLVNALMSAEGCNLEDLTLIQLLSFGDAVSYNALESHRYRLKTFFSGWVSAQAITAGRVDLIPARFSKIPLLMKEGLIPIDVAFLQITPPNENGYCSFGLGVDVARQVMKQADFVVAEINEHTPFTLGDTFVHISEFHMLVQARVPPLYFPRYPVAPVFDKIAENAASVIDDGSCIAFTYGPIYEALARHLAKKRNLGIHTPFFTDALMELAESGAVTNREKGMFLGRSLTTYALGSKKLMAWLDKNPMVEFQGIDKIFNPLQIGRNKKFVMVLPVRRVALSGRVALYAKSANISADPGQIADILNGAELSQGGYNLVALPSRNRDGAPNIRLFLDDTPDQLSFPECIDLVVTEYGVAHIRGRSLRERAQALIEIAHPEDRTELVEGGKKENLLYPDQMFIADSAHFYPKEIETIHTFKDDLQVRFRAIKPSDEEQMRRLFYRFSDNAIYYRYFSPIKAMPHAKMQAYVNVDYREVLSVVGLVGEPGNQTIIAEARIAKHPDKPFMDMAFVVDEAYQGFGIASFLLKMLTRLAKERGAVKITADVLSSNRAMLKVFEKGEYPLTAKLDGGAYAISIDLTKPG, encoded by the coding sequence ATGTTCAGAAAAAAAACACCAGCCTGGAAAACACATTGTGTCTCCACGGATAAAGTGTTGTCCAGGATTGCGCCGGGCATGCACATTTTTATCGGCACGGGAACCGCCGAACCCAGAACCCTTGTGAATGCGCTGATGAGCGCCGAAGGCTGCAATCTGGAGGACCTGACCCTGATCCAGTTGCTCAGTTTCGGAGATGCCGTATCCTATAACGCACTGGAATCCCACAGGTACCGCCTGAAGACCTTTTTTTCCGGGTGGGTGTCGGCCCAGGCCATCACCGCAGGCCGGGTGGATCTGATTCCGGCCCGGTTTTCCAAGATTCCTTTGCTCATGAAAGAAGGACTGATACCCATTGATGTGGCTTTTCTCCAGATCACCCCGCCCAATGAAAACGGCTATTGCAGCTTTGGTCTTGGTGTGGATGTGGCCAGACAGGTGATGAAGCAGGCCGATTTTGTTGTGGCTGAGATCAATGAACACACTCCCTTTACCCTCGGGGACACCTTTGTTCATATAAGTGAATTTCACATGCTGGTCCAGGCCCGGGTTCCACCCCTTTATTTTCCAAGATACCCCGTGGCGCCGGTGTTTGACAAAATCGCTGAAAATGCCGCCTCGGTGATTGATGACGGATCATGCATTGCCTTTACCTACGGTCCCATTTACGAGGCCCTGGCCCGGCACCTGGCAAAGAAAAGAAACCTGGGCATTCATACGCCGTTTTTCACGGATGCGCTCATGGAACTTGCTGAAAGCGGGGCGGTTACCAACCGGGAAAAGGGCATGTTCCTGGGCCGGTCTTTGACCACCTATGCCCTGGGCTCCAAAAAACTGATGGCGTGGCTCGACAAAAATCCCATGGTGGAGTTCCAGGGCATTGACAAGATATTCAATCCGTTGCAGATCGGGCGTAACAAAAAATTTGTCATGGTCCTGCCGGTGCGGCGGGTGGCCCTGTCGGGCCGAGTGGCTCTTTACGCGAAATCTGCCAATATTTCCGCAGATCCGGGCCAGATTGCAGACATACTGAACGGTGCCGAACTCTCCCAGGGCGGGTATAATCTTGTGGCCCTTCCCAGCCGGAACAGGGATGGCGCGCCAAATATCCGTCTGTTTCTGGATGATACCCCGGACCAGCTCAGTTTTCCGGAATGCATTGACCTTGTGGTCACGGAATACGGGGTGGCCCACATCAGGGGCAGAAGCCTGCGGGAACGGGCCCAGGCCCTGATTGAGATCGCCCATCCCGAAGACCGCACAGAGCTAGTGGAAGGCGGCAAAAAAGAGAACCTGCTTTACCCGGACCAGATGTTCATTGCCGATTCGGCCCATTTTTATCCCAAGGAGATCGAAACCATCCATACGTTCAAAGATGATCTGCAGGTTCGGTTCAGGGCCATCAAGCCGTCGGATGAAGAGCAGATGCGCAGGCTGTTTTACCGATTTTCCGATAACGCCATTTACTACCGTTACTTTTCACCCATCAAAGCCATGCCCCATGCCAAAATGCAGGCCTATGTGAATGTGGATTACAGAGAGGTGCTGTCCGTGGTGGGCCTTGTGGGTGAACCCGGCAACCAGACCATCATTGCCGAGGCACGTATTGCCAAGCATCCGGACAAGCCGTTCATGGATATGGCCTTTGTTGTGGACGAGGCCTACCAGGGTTTTGGCATTGCCTCCTTTCTCTTGAAGATGCTTACCCGTTTGGCAAAGGAGCGCGGGGCCGTGAAAATCACCGCAGATGTTCTCTCCTCCAACCGGGCCATGCTCAAGGTGTTTGAAAAAGGCGAATACCCGCTGACCGCCAAACTTGACGGTGGCGCTTACGCCATCAGCATAGATCTGACAAAACCCGGCTGA